The proteins below come from a single Carnobacterium divergens DSM 20623 genomic window:
- the ymfI gene encoding elongation factor P 5-aminopentanone reductase: protein MKFALVMGASGDIGKAIAADLASDGWSLYLHGFKNQLSLDEQLESYQNQFPKQDFFKLTLDMTDEKGVATFLEALFQVDAVIFSSGFTSYQLLTEVSAIEMEKMWQVHLKTPLLLLQKLQPKLAKSTLGRIIFISSVYGEVGSAMEVLYSTLKGAQLAFVKAYSKEVASLGITVNAIAPGAIQTKMNSEFSETEVTELVQEIPVGRLGQPNDISFWVKQLLKEESSYMTGQALTISGGWLK from the coding sequence ATGAAATTTGCATTGGTAATGGGGGCTAGTGGAGATATCGGCAAAGCCATTGCAGCAGATTTAGCATCTGACGGATGGTCCCTTTATTTACATGGCTTTAAAAATCAACTTAGCTTAGATGAGCAATTAGAGAGTTATCAAAATCAATTTCCAAAACAAGATTTCTTTAAATTAACCTTAGATATGACGGATGAAAAAGGAGTTGCCACTTTTTTAGAGGCTCTTTTTCAAGTAGATGCAGTTATTTTTTCAAGTGGCTTTACAAGTTATCAGTTACTGACAGAAGTATCAGCGATAGAAATGGAAAAAATGTGGCAAGTTCATCTTAAAACACCACTCCTTCTATTGCAAAAATTGCAACCTAAACTAGCGAAATCGACATTAGGTAGAATTATTTTTATCAGCTCGGTTTATGGCGAAGTTGGAAGTGCAATGGAAGTCTTGTATTCCACGCTAAAAGGGGCTCAATTAGCATTTGTAAAAGCCTACAGTAAGGAAGTTGCAAGTCTTGGCATCACAGTCAACGCCATAGCTCCAGGTGCAATTCAAACGAAAATGAATAGCGAGTTTAGTGAAACAGAAGTGACAGAATTGGTTCAAGAAATTCCAGTTGGTCGTTTAGGACAGCCAAATGACATTAGTTTTTGGGTAAAACAACTTTTAAAAGAAGAGAGCAGTTACATGACAGGACAAGCATTAACAATCAGTGGTGGTTGGTTAAAGTAA
- a CDS encoding ABC transporter permease, protein MDIVSTLSIVVSSALIYAAPLIFTALGGTFSERGGIVNVGLEGIMVMGAFSSIVFNLSFAEQFGDATPWLGLLVGGGIGILFSLIHAVATVNLRANHIVSGTVINMLAPALAVFLTRVLFDGRGQTDIIQFNFGKSSIPLLKDIPVIGKIFFTNTSAMAFVAIIVAILSWILLYKTRFGLRLRSVGEHPQAADTLGINVYVMRYAGVMISGLLGGIGGAIAAQSISLNFSHSTIAGQGFIALAAMIFGKWNPLGAMGAAIFFGFAQSLSVIGSYIPLIKDVPPVVLQTAPYILTIIVLVGVIGKSEAPAADGETYIKSK, encoded by the coding sequence ATGGATATCGTTTCAACATTATCAATCGTTGTTTCATCAGCATTAATTTATGCAGCTCCACTTATATTTACAGCCTTAGGTGGTACTTTTTCAGAACGTGGCGGAATCGTTAACGTTGGACTAGAAGGAATCATGGTGATGGGGGCTTTTTCATCAATCGTGTTTAACCTTTCATTTGCAGAACAATTTGGCGATGCAACGCCGTGGCTTGGGTTACTTGTTGGTGGCGGAATTGGTATTCTTTTTTCACTAATTCATGCAGTTGCAACCGTTAATTTAAGAGCGAATCATATTGTTTCAGGTACGGTTATCAACATGTTAGCCCCTGCGTTGGCTGTCTTTTTAACACGTGTCTTATTTGATGGACGTGGTCAAACGGATATTATTCAATTTAACTTTGGTAAAAGCAGTATTCCACTATTGAAAGACATTCCAGTGATTGGGAAAATTTTCTTTACAAATACCTCAGCAATGGCATTTGTAGCGATTATTGTAGCAATTTTATCGTGGATTTTACTTTACAAGACAAGATTTGGTTTACGTTTACGTTCTGTTGGGGAGCATCCTCAAGCAGCAGATACATTAGGAATTAATGTTTACGTGATGCGCTATGCAGGTGTGATGATTTCTGGTTTATTAGGCGGAATTGGTGGAGCCATCGCTGCTCAATCTATTTCACTAAACTTCTCTCATTCAACGATTGCAGGACAAGGATTTATCGCGCTAGCAGCGATGATTTTCGGAAAATGGAATCCACTTGGAGCCATGGGAGCAGCAATATTCTTTGGATTTGCGCAAAGCTTAAGCGTAATTGGAAGTTACATTCCATTAATCAAGGATGTTCCACCTGTGGTACTTCAAACAGCACCTTACATCCTAACGATTATTGTTTTAGTAGGTGTGATTGGGAAATCAGAAGCTCCAGCAGCAGATGGTGAAACATACATTAAATCGAAATAA
- the pgsA gene encoding CDP-diacylglycerol--glycerol-3-phosphate 3-phosphatidyltransferase has product MNLPNKLTVLRIFMIPIFMVIVLAPLNWGEVSVLGSSIEVTQLVGAIIFALASMTDWLDGKIARARGLVTNFGKFADPLADKMLVVTAFIVLVGQGIVPSWVVAIIICRELAVTGLRLLLVGDGEVMAAAMPGKIKTATQMVAIILLFLNNFPFEGMGFPFASIMLYVCLFFTIYSGVDYFIKNKDVFKGSM; this is encoded by the coding sequence TTGAATTTACCAAATAAGTTAACCGTTCTTCGTATTTTTATGATTCCTATTTTTATGGTGATTGTTTTAGCACCGTTAAATTGGGGAGAAGTATCAGTACTAGGTTCATCGATTGAAGTAACTCAATTGGTTGGTGCTATTATTTTTGCTTTAGCAAGTATGACAGATTGGTTAGATGGAAAAATTGCCCGTGCAAGAGGTTTAGTTACAAACTTCGGGAAATTTGCTGATCCATTAGCAGATAAAATGCTTGTTGTAACAGCTTTTATCGTACTAGTTGGTCAAGGCATCGTTCCTTCTTGGGTCGTTGCAATTATCATTTGTCGTGAATTAGCAGTAACGGGTTTACGTTTATTGTTAGTTGGAGACGGTGAAGTGATGGCTGCTGCCATGCCGGGAAAAATCAAAACCGCAACACAAATGGTGGCAATTATTTTATTATTCTTAAATAATTTTCCATTTGAAGGAATGGGTTTCCCATTTGCATCGATTATGTTGTATGTCTGTTTGTTCTTTACAATCTATTCAGGCGTTGACTACTTCATTAAAAATAAAGATGTTTTTAAAGGATCTATGTAA
- a CDS encoding helix-turn-helix domain-containing protein has product MNEIGVKLQEARKAKGYTLDDLQQMTKIQKRYLIAIEEGNFDVMPGKFYARAFIKQYADTVGLNGDQLLEEYTEDVPQTHDEEYVEKVSTSQTRSENHVANIWLEKIQAILPTIIIVAIVLAITGAIWFAATKSGNKEKEPMISKDSESVSITSSAEEPSSSKKESSSEAESSKEPEKPKQEVAIASSTGSNTTYTVKNMTEPGSLVLTAQGGASWVGVTIAGVQVDQKTMQSGENLEVPIPAGTTAVTIVVGNAKATKITLNGTDIPYAPEAANSVTQNIQLQLTPAS; this is encoded by the coding sequence ATGAATGAAATTGGCGTGAAATTGCAAGAAGCTAGAAAAGCAAAAGGGTATACGCTTGACGATTTACAACAAATGACTAAAATTCAAAAGCGTTATTTGATTGCGATTGAAGAGGGAAACTTTGATGTGATGCCTGGAAAATTCTATGCTCGCGCTTTTATTAAGCAATATGCTGATACCGTGGGTTTAAATGGGGATCAATTGCTAGAAGAGTATACGGAAGATGTTCCACAAACACATGATGAAGAATATGTTGAGAAAGTTTCGACTAGTCAAACCCGTTCAGAAAACCATGTTGCAAATATCTGGTTGGAAAAAATTCAAGCGATTTTACCAACGATTATTATTGTCGCAATTGTTTTAGCGATTACTGGAGCTATTTGGTTTGCTGCAACGAAGAGTGGCAACAAAGAAAAAGAACCAATGATTTCAAAAGATTCAGAAAGTGTTTCAATTACTAGTTCAGCTGAAGAACCAAGCAGTAGTAAAAAAGAAAGTAGTTCTGAAGCAGAATCCTCAAAAGAACCAGAAAAACCAAAACAAGAGGTAGCGATTGCTTCTTCAACAGGAAGCAATACAACGTACACTGTTAAAAATATGACGGAACCTGGTTCATTAGTTCTTACAGCACAAGGTGGGGCAAGCTGGGTCGGTGTTACAATTGCTGGCGTTCAAGTTGATCAAAAAACCATGCAAAGTGGTGAAAACTTAGAAGTTCCAATTCCAGCAGGTACAACTGCAGTCACAATCGTAGTTGGAAATGCAAAAGCAACGAAAATTACGTTGAATGGAACGGATATTCCTTACGCTCCAGAAGCAGCCAATTCAGTGACACAAAATATTCAATTACAACTAACTCCCGCTTCATAA
- the yfmF gene encoding EF-P 5-aminopentanol modification-associated protein YfmF, which yields MSIQLQEGVNIHVLPTKKYKTIRIVLKFRTPLDKKNITKRALLSSLLETNSKKYNSQTKLRSELANLYGASFGLSVTKKGTMHMLTVGMTVVNEKYLSANENVLQDGIDFLKEILFHPNVTDGKFDEETFNREKENLADYYESIFDDKQAYASLSLQRLYFEDENQKTPSIGTLEDLNDITAASLYEYYQELLAEDCVDIYVLGDVEESEMTEAFRAFPFKARQVPRESIFYTATTHNKLIEEIEQQEVTQAKFNLAYETNVFYQDKNYFAAQIFNGLFGGFPHSKLFMNVREKESLAYYASSTLDTFRGMMTVQTGIDSTKVEQVREIIQLQLIEMQNGNFSDEAIDQTKEMLKNQVLQSEDNPGAVMEKMYTQQLVGSTLTTAEFEQKINEVTKEEIIKIANQVYLKATFFLTGEENK from the coding sequence ATGTCGATTCAATTACAAGAAGGCGTGAATATTCATGTTTTACCTACTAAAAAATACAAGACGATCCGCATCGTTTTAAAATTTAGAACGCCTTTAGATAAAAAAAATATTACTAAACGAGCTCTATTATCAAGTTTACTTGAAACCAATAGTAAAAAATACAATTCCCAAACCAAGTTAAGAAGTGAATTGGCGAATCTTTACGGTGCAAGTTTTGGCTTATCTGTAACTAAAAAAGGCACCATGCATATGTTAACGGTAGGAATGACTGTTGTAAATGAAAAATATCTTTCTGCTAATGAGAATGTCTTACAAGATGGCATTGATTTCCTAAAAGAAATTTTGTTTCATCCGAATGTAACAGATGGAAAATTTGATGAGGAAACCTTTAATCGTGAAAAAGAAAATTTAGCCGATTATTACGAGTCGATTTTTGATGACAAACAAGCGTATGCAAGTTTATCTTTACAACGTTTGTATTTTGAAGATGAAAACCAAAAAACACCAAGTATTGGAACTTTAGAAGATTTAAACGACATTACGGCCGCTTCTTTATATGAGTATTATCAAGAATTATTAGCAGAAGATTGTGTTGATATTTATGTCTTAGGAGATGTTGAGGAAAGCGAAATGACAGAAGCATTCCGAGCGTTCCCGTTTAAAGCACGTCAAGTACCAAGGGAGTCCATTTTTTACACAGCTACTACGCACAACAAATTAATTGAAGAAATTGAGCAACAAGAAGTAACGCAAGCTAAGTTTAATTTAGCCTATGAAACGAATGTCTTTTATCAGGATAAGAACTATTTTGCAGCCCAGATTTTTAATGGGTTATTTGGCGGATTTCCTCACTCTAAATTATTTATGAATGTCCGTGAAAAGGAAAGTTTGGCTTATTATGCTTCTAGTACTCTAGATACCTTTAGAGGCATGATGACTGTTCAAACGGGAATCGACAGCACAAAAGTTGAACAGGTGAGAGAAATCATTCAATTGCAATTAATTGAAATGCAAAATGGGAATTTTTCAGATGAAGCAATCGATCAAACCAAAGAAATGCTAAAAAACCAAGTTTTACAATCGGAAGACAATCCAGGAGCGGTTATGGAAAAAATGTATACTCAACAATTAGTTGGATCGACGTTAACAACCGCAGAGTTTGAGCAAAAAATTAATGAAGTCACAAAAGAAGAGATCATTAAAATTGCCAATCAGGTTTATTTAAAAGCAACATTCTTCTTAACAGGGGAGGAAAATAAGTAA
- a CDS encoding Na+/H+ antiporter, whose product MDSLVLFILMVAGVLLSAIVSKYIPQIPLALIQIMIGLLLAIVPIEQTTIHFEPELFMIGIIAPLVFYEGQNISRKELWKLRGPILLLAFGLVLLLVVAGGFLIHWLIPDLPLPVSFALSAIVSPTDTVALKSIVKNIKLPDNIMAVLEGESLINDAAGLVSFKVALGVVMTGYFSVKEASFEFLIAAFGGIIFGGIVGFLFVKLRLQLRKMRLEQTELLVLIQLITPFTIFIAAERLEFSGVLAMVAAGVVHGVEHDHLQATTTKIQMVSNNVWGTVVYFLNSLVFLLLGATLPSVVAKIWSKENFLVEELLGLALIISLFLMAVRFIWVYLLHEHFVEPNAMKFEDYFKSFVLGAEKKQVDQISRGKYALITTLAGVHGTISLATALSIPLVLTNGQAFPLRNELLFITAMIILISIVSATIFLPLILPKEELPEVSTNFLDFKTAYALLLKQTSQQLEAKRTTSNQYYINQTIVELTRKLADTEEVSLREMDKKQVKQLLNYANTIQSKTIDDLYKNNVISKQTHELFAAFSAASKQFEEKNFIKKIFFRLKFSLLRNRLNHMEEKEIKEHFNSRFKNNQLIMDEFKLAQKISAEATIQALQNQMNTANRKETLRVIQRYNRFMKQSQDDLEEVEESNYYARLALQIQREIVQRMMDEKMIDYPVANQIGEQIGYDELSELALGTE is encoded by the coding sequence ATGGACAGCTTAGTTTTATTTATTTTGATGGTTGCTGGAGTTTTACTATCTGCGATTGTCAGCAAATACATTCCTCAAATCCCATTAGCACTTATTCAAATTATGATTGGCTTGCTATTAGCTATTGTACCAATTGAACAGACCACGATTCATTTTGAACCTGAATTATTTATGATTGGTATTATTGCGCCGCTAGTTTTTTATGAGGGACAAAACATTTCACGTAAAGAATTATGGAAGCTAAGAGGACCCATTTTACTTTTAGCTTTTGGGTTAGTTTTACTCTTAGTAGTGGCAGGAGGCTTTTTGATTCATTGGCTAATACCTGACTTGCCGCTACCTGTTTCATTTGCGTTATCGGCAATTGTTTCACCAACGGATACAGTAGCGTTGAAATCAATTGTAAAAAATATTAAATTGCCAGATAATATTATGGCTGTTTTAGAAGGCGAGTCTTTGATTAATGATGCTGCTGGTTTGGTGTCCTTTAAAGTTGCTTTAGGCGTAGTAATGACAGGTTATTTTTCAGTGAAAGAAGCTAGCTTTGAATTTCTAATTGCTGCTTTTGGGGGAATCATTTTCGGGGGGATTGTCGGTTTTCTATTTGTTAAATTACGTCTTCAATTACGAAAAATGAGATTGGAGCAAACCGAGTTATTGGTGTTAATTCAATTAATTACACCGTTTACTATTTTTATTGCTGCAGAGCGTCTTGAATTTTCAGGTGTATTAGCAATGGTAGCTGCCGGAGTCGTTCATGGCGTAGAGCATGACCACCTGCAAGCAACCACAACTAAAATCCAGATGGTTTCTAATAATGTTTGGGGAACCGTAGTCTATTTTCTGAATAGTTTGGTATTTTTATTGTTAGGCGCTACATTGCCTTCAGTTGTGGCTAAAATCTGGAGTAAGGAAAATTTTTTAGTGGAAGAGTTACTAGGTTTAGCATTAATCATTTCACTATTTCTAATGGCCGTTCGTTTTATTTGGGTCTATTTACTGCATGAACATTTTGTCGAACCTAATGCGATGAAATTTGAAGATTATTTCAAATCTTTTGTATTGGGTGCTGAAAAGAAACAAGTAGATCAAATCAGCCGAGGAAAATATGCGTTAATCACAACTTTAGCAGGCGTTCATGGAACAATTTCGTTAGCAACGGCTCTTTCAATTCCGTTGGTTTTAACAAATGGACAAGCCTTTCCGTTACGCAATGAATTGCTATTTATTACAGCAATGATTATTCTAATTAGTATAGTCAGTGCTACGATTTTCTTGCCACTTATTTTACCAAAAGAAGAATTACCAGAAGTAAGCACGAATTTCTTAGATTTTAAAACAGCATATGCGCTACTTTTAAAACAAACAAGCCAACAATTAGAAGCAAAGCGAACAACGTCAAATCAATATTATATCAATCAAACAATTGTAGAATTAACTCGCAAATTAGCAGACACTGAAGAGGTTTCGCTTCGTGAAATGGATAAAAAGCAAGTCAAACAATTATTGAATTATGCGAATACAATTCAATCCAAAACAATTGATGATTTATATAAAAATAATGTCATTTCCAAACAAACCCATGAATTATTCGCTGCCTTTAGTGCGGCTTCTAAACAGTTTGAGGAAAAGAATTTTATTAAAAAAATCTTTTTCCGATTGAAATTTAGTCTGCTGAGAAACCGGTTAAATCATATGGAAGAAAAGGAAATTAAAGAACATTTTAATTCACGATTTAAGAATAATCAGCTTATTATGGACGAATTTAAATTGGCGCAAAAAATCAGTGCGGAAGCAACAATTCAAGCTCTGCAAAATCAAATGAATACTGCTAACAGAAAAGAAACGCTACGAGTCATTCAGCGTTATAATCGCTTTATGAAACAAAGCCAAGATGATCTAGAGGAAGTTGAAGAATCAAATTACTATGCACGACTAGCATTGCAAATCCAACGAGAAATCGTTCAAAGAATGATGGATGAAAAAATGATTGACTATCCAGTTGCTAACCAAATAGGTGAACAAATCGGATACGATGAGCTGAGTGAATTGGCTCTTGGAACTGAGTGA
- the yfmH gene encoding EF-P 5-aminopentanol modification-associated protein YfmH, translating to MEKKHYAQLDETLYTETLDNGLKVTLLPKNDFHKTYSLFTTNYGSIDNSFIPLGKSEKVTVPDGIAHFLEHKMFEKEEGDIFHVFGKYGASANAFTSFTRTSYLFSSTNYVLENVATLLDFVQEPYFTKETVDKEKGIIAQEIQMYDDEPDWRLFFGIVGNMYPHHPIHIDIAGTVESIMEITAEDLYESYHTFYHPSNMNLLVVGKMDPAEMMDWIRQNQAKKEFAPKQEIQRFFPTEKVSDIKAFDSIEMPVNRAKSIVGVKGIEPAPTGREALVLKTTMNLLLTLLFGPTSTNYLQLYDAGIVDDSFSYEFNLDRTFHFVDIGGDAKDPSALSDAVKKILETAPHSPELTSENLTMIKKRMVGKSLQSLNSIEYIANQYSQESYGEASLFDLVPVIESITLSQVKELATQFMVPERMSVFHILPKEAKES from the coding sequence ATGGAAAAAAAACATTATGCACAATTAGATGAAACACTTTACACCGAAACCTTAGATAATGGATTGAAAGTAACGCTATTACCTAAAAATGATTTTCATAAAACCTATAGTTTATTTACAACTAATTATGGGTCAATCGACAACAGTTTTATTCCATTAGGAAAATCTGAAAAAGTAACAGTACCGGATGGGATTGCTCATTTCTTAGAGCATAAAATGTTTGAAAAAGAAGAGGGAGATATTTTTCATGTCTTTGGTAAATATGGAGCTTCTGCAAATGCATTTACCAGTTTTACTAGAACAAGTTATCTTTTTTCAAGTACCAATTACGTTTTAGAAAATGTGGCGACGCTTCTCGACTTTGTTCAAGAACCGTATTTCACAAAAGAGACTGTCGATAAGGAAAAAGGCATTATCGCGCAAGAAATTCAAATGTATGATGATGAACCAGATTGGCGCTTATTTTTTGGAATCGTAGGCAATATGTATCCGCATCATCCAATCCATATTGACATTGCAGGAACAGTAGAGAGCATCATGGAAATTACAGCAGAAGATTTGTATGAGAGCTACCATACTTTTTATCACCCTAGCAATATGAATTTATTAGTAGTTGGTAAAATGGACCCAGCCGAGATGATGGACTGGATTCGTCAAAATCAAGCTAAAAAAGAGTTTGCACCAAAACAAGAAATCCAACGCTTTTTCCCTACTGAAAAAGTGAGTGATATCAAAGCATTCGATTCAATTGAAATGCCTGTTAATCGTGCAAAAAGTATTGTTGGTGTTAAAGGAATCGAGCCAGCTCCAACAGGAAGAGAAGCGTTAGTTTTAAAAACTACAATGAACTTGCTATTAACTTTGTTATTTGGACCAACTTCAACTAATTACTTGCAGTTATATGACGCAGGGATTGTTGACGACAGTTTTTCTTATGAATTTAACCTCGATCGTACTTTCCATTTTGTTGATATTGGTGGCGATGCAAAAGATCCATCGGCTTTAAGCGATGCAGTTAAAAAGATTCTAGAAACAGCCCCTCATAGCCCAGAGTTAACATCAGAAAATTTGACGATGATTAAAAAAAGAATGGTAGGCAAAAGCTTACAATCTTTAAATTCAATTGAATATATTGCGAACCAATACAGTCAAGAATCATATGGAGAAGCGAGCTTATTTGATTTAGTCCCAGTCATTGAAAGCATCACACTTTCTCAAGTAAAAGAGTTGGCAACGCAATTTATGGTACCAGAAAGAATGAGTGTCTTTCATATTTTGCCAAAAGAGGCAAAAGAGTCATGA